A window of Sphingobacterium kitahiroshimense genomic DNA:
ATGTTTAGCATAAATATTCTCTAAAACTTTTAATTATGCTATTTAACTAAACAAAGTTAGTAAAAACATACTCAATATTTTTGAAAGAAGTAATTAAAAATCGCAAAAGTTAACTAAAGCCATGCATATATTACAAAGCCATTTCTTACAAATAATAATTTTATTAAAATCTAGTCCAAAACAACTTTTCAATTCAACACGGATTTAGAATATACATGAACTATTATAATCTCCATATAGATAAGAGACCAAGGTTACCTGCTTATGGTATTTTACGATAATAACATCTTAAATGGTAAGTTTGTATTTATTAAACCATCATGTGTTTAGCGCGCCATAGTAAAAAACAGTTTATGAATTAAATATCGATGATGGTTTCAACTGATAAATAACGTATACTCCATGAAAATATTAATTATAGAAGATGATCAGCGCGTAGCAGAACTCATAAAGAGAGGACTGGATGAACAGGATTTTGAAACCGTATTAGCTTATGATGGATTATCAGGTAAAAAGCTTTTTTCCCAAGATCATTTTGACTTAATCATTACGGATATCATCTTACCCAAGCTGGATGGTTTAGACCTTTGTAAGCAAATCAGACAAATAAATCCAGATCTTCCAATCATTATGCTGACAGCACTAGGAACTACAGATGATAAAATAGAAGGGTTCGATGCCGGAGCTGACGATTATTTAGTAAAGCCATTTGAAATGCGCGAACTTTTAGTCCGTATTAGAGCATTATTAAAGCGTCGTCAAAAAACAACTGGTAATCTCAATTTTGTTTTACACTTTGAAGATCTCGAAATGAATCTACATACCAAAATTGTAAAACGTAGTCAGCAAGAGATTAATTTAACACCTAAAGAGTTTAAACTGCTGGAATACCTGATGCAAAATCCCAACAGAGTATTGTCTCGGGTCGAAATTGCAGATAAAGTGTGGGAAACCCATTTTGATACCGGCACGAACTTCATCGATGTATACATCAACTACCTCAGAAAAAAAATAGACCGTAATTTTGACAAGAAACTCATCCATACAAAATCCGGAATGGGTTTCATTTTGAAAAAAGAACTATGAAAATAAGAACACGTCTAGTTTTTCTATTTACCGTCATTACAGCAATTATTCTTAGTTTGTTTGCTACTGTAATCTATCTATCGGCAAAGGAAAACAGACAGATAGAATTTTACAATCTACTACAAAAAGAAGCGATCACCAAAGCCAATCTTTTTCTAAATGCTCATGTAGACAAAAAGATTTTG
This region includes:
- a CDS encoding response regulator transcription factor: MKILIIEDDQRVAELIKRGLDEQDFETVLAYDGLSGKKLFSQDHFDLIITDIILPKLDGLDLCKQIRQINPDLPIIMLTALGTTDDKIEGFDAGADDYLVKPFEMRELLVRIRALLKRRQKTTGNLNFVLHFEDLEMNLHTKIVKRSQQEINLTPKEFKLLEYLMQNPNRVLSRVEIADKVWETHFDTGTNFIDVYINYLRKKIDRNFDKKLIHTKSGMGFILKKEL